One window of Fusarium keratoplasticum isolate Fu6.1 chromosome 2, whole genome shotgun sequence genomic DNA carries:
- a CDS encoding Oxidored-molyb domain-containing protein has product MASWVFLFTDNYLATMMEPSLYTASNLGVEISTFPKPGRERDARVKIDPGGFFIRHPPAPHQLDDFTTPDEKLFQTIHMGAAVVDTENWLLVVDGLVQNPFALTMEQLLKLPRTTVTAFHECYGSPLKPPTDAVWRIGNVHWTGVRLADILAIAKPRPEAQYVWSEGLDYGTFAGVTADRYQKDLPIQKALGQEVLIAFEMNGHRLSKERGGPVRLIVPGWFGTNMTKWICRLSLQNKRAPGPYTTVFYNEIDPTDPDGNRKRPVWSVEVNSIITSPALDAVVSGSEVAIEGWAWCHEPVVRVLVTSSLDKPWTDAVVKAREGFSWQRWRAVLTLAQGENVLVARAVSQSGTEQPLHGRRNHVHRVRIWVKPEADAD; this is encoded by the coding sequence ATGGCAAGTTGGGTCTTTCTTTTCACCGACAACTATCTCGCGACTATGATGGAACCCTCACTTTATACTGCTTCAAACCTTGGAGTTGAAATATCAACATTCCCCAAACCTGGACGAGAGCGAGATGCCCGTGTCAAAATCGACCCAGGCGGCTTCTTTATCAGACATCCCCCAGCCCCCCATCAACTAGACGACTTTACGACTCCGGATGAAAAGCTATTTCAGACTATACATATGGGTGCTGCAGTTGTTGATACCGAAAACTGGTTGCTTGTCGTCGACGGCTTGGTTCAGAATCCGTTCGCTCTCACAATGGAACAACTCTTGAAACTCCCTCGAACAACAGTCACGGCATTTCACGAGTGCTATGGCAGCCCTCTAAAACCACCAACGGATGCAGTGTGGCGTATTGGAAACGTCCACTGGACGGGCGTACGCTTGGCTGATATTCTAGCCATCGCAAAGCCTCGCCCAGAAGCCCAATACGTGTGGTCCGAAGGGCTGGACTATGGAACGTTTGCTGGCGTGACAGCAGACCGGTATCAAAAAGATCTGCCAATCCAGAAAGCTCTCGGACAAGAAGTTCTCATTGCTTTTGAGATGAATGGTCACCGACTTAGCAAAGAGAGAGGAGGACCGGTCAGGCTTATCGTCCCCGGGTGGTTCGGAACAAACATGACCAAGTGGATATGCCGGTTGAGTCTACAAAACAAGAGAGCACCTGGGCCGTACACGACGGTGTTTTATAACGAGATTGATCCAACAGATCCTGATGGGAACCGGAAGAGGCCTGTGTGGAGTGTAGAGGTCAATTCGATCATCACTTCCCCAGCCCTTGACGCGGTGGTCTCTGGGTCTGAGGTGGCGATCGAAGGCTGGGCTTGGTGCCATGAGCCTGTAGTGCGTGTTCTAGTCACTTCATCTCTAGATAAGCCATGGACGGATGCCGTGGTAAAGGCAAGGGAGGGGTTCAGTTGGCAGAGGTGGAGAGCGGTATTGACGCTGGCGCAGGGTGAAAATGTTCTCGTTGCACGAGCAGTGTCTCAGTCTGGCACTGAGCAGCCGCTACATGGTCGAAGAAATCATGTGCATCGCGTAAGAATATGGGTCAAGCCTGAGGCGGACGCTGATTGA
- a CDS encoding GH16 domain-containing protein, with protein MPWKDHLKRLKNEFENIIAEPQAQQQPQQPPQTYAPPPQQQPMGAQPGQVYWQPQFRPDNPVSNDWDAKIGNADGWGNQELEYYTADQQNAFYTPDGKLVLRAIANNGNPNPEQKYTSARLVSRQTLSRDQGVLTAVILSPCAEGIWPAFWLLPQEPFSWPVDGEIDIAETWNGDLENHTCLHWGQHHEPEKHRVLGTRIPDMQYRPVKYDFAWIQPGGEAGQGRMIWYIDGRPIMKAEIPAGTRPVREMTILLNVAMGGNVCGGKVPADGYYDMVVHTLFLGSEPEYGGWHRFDADWGNPATPLGNTY; from the exons ATGCCTTGGAAAGATCACCTTAAGCGTCTTAAAAATGAATTCGAAAACATAATCGCGGAGCCACaggctcagcagcagcctcaacaacCCCCTCAGACATATGCGCCAccgccgcagcagcagccgatGGGTGCGCAGCCTGGGCAGGTCTACTGGCAGCCTCAGTTTCGGCCTGATAACCCCGTTAGCAACGACTGGGACGCAAAGATCGGCAACGCGGATGGTTGGGGAAACCAGGAGTTGGAGTACTACACTGCCGATCAGCAGAACGCCTTTTA TACTCCGGATGGAAAGCTTGTGCTTCGAGCCATAGCAAACAATGGTAACCCAAACCCAGAGCAGAAATACACCTCAGCTCGGCTGGTTAGTAGGCAGACCCTGTCTCGAGACCAGGGAGTTCTCACTGCCGTCATCCTCTCACCTTGTGCCGAGGGCATCTGGCCAGCCTTTTGGCTCCTCCCACAGGAACCATTCTCCTGGCCTGTAGACGGTGAAATCGACATTGCCGAGACCTGGAACGGAGATCTTGAAAATCACACATGTCTTCACTGGGGTCAACATCACGAGCCTGAGAAGCACCGAGTCCTCGGCACCAGAATTCCCGACATGCAATATCGACCCGTCAAGTACGACTTTGCCTGGATCCAACCTGGCGGAGAggcaggacagggcaggATGATTTGGTACATTGACGGCAGACCTATTATGAAGGCTGAGATCCCTGCTGGCACGAGACCTGTGAGGGAAATGACTATTCTTCTCAACGTGGCTATGGGCGGAAATGTGTGCGGTGGAAAGGTTCCGGCTGATGGGTATTACGATATGGTCGTTCATACCCTGTTCCTGGGTAGTGAGCCAGAGTACGGTGGTTGGCATCGTTTTGACGCCGACTGGGGAAATCCGGCTACGCCTTTGGGAAATACATATTGA